A genome region from Magnolia sinica isolate HGM2019 chromosome 8, MsV1, whole genome shotgun sequence includes the following:
- the LOC131253738 gene encoding probable LRR receptor-like serine/threonine-protein kinase At3g47570, with the protein MSLASKVKFSIIGAVLFLISLSSFFATLYWVRKMRRKPVAVPSAEDSFVIVSYAELFKATDGFSSANLVSTGSLGTVFEGILDRLGTMVAIKVFNLQRQGAMRTFIAECEALRNIRHRNLVKIITCCSSIDFKGNDFKALVYEYMPNGSLEKWLHGDGHDQLGRKLKFIQRLNIATDVDSALDYPHNDCETSIIHRDLKPSNILLDDDMTARVGDFGLARFLSEVAQTSSVGMKGSIGYIAPDADLSAVALLAGTCQSLRRPARGRSTSNSRSSSSPSPTVAAFWQFISNG; encoded by the exons ATGTCTCTTGCTTCAAAAGTAAAATTCTCAATAATTGGTGCTGTCCTGTTTCTTATTTCATTATCAAGCTTCTTTGCCACTCTTTATTGGGTAAGAAAGATGAGAAGGAAACCTGTTGCTGTGCCTTCTGCGGAGGATTCTTTTGTGATCGTATCTTATGCAGAACTCTTTAAAGCAACAGATGGGTTCTCCTCAGCCAATTTGGTCAGCACTGGAAGTTTGGGCACTGTATTTGAAGGAATTCTAGATCGTCTTGGAACTATGGTAGCAATTAaagtcttcaaccttcaacgaCAAGGAGCTATGAGGACCTTCATTGCCGAATGTGAGGCCTTGagaaacattaggcatcggaatctTGTTAAGATCATAACTTGTTGCTCAAGCATTGATTTCAAAGGAAATGATTTTAAAGCTCTAGTTTATGAGTACATGCCTAATGGAAGTCTAGAGAAGTGGTTGCACGGAGATGGTCATGACCAGCTGGGAAGGAAATTGAAGTTTATTCAAAGGCTAAACATAGCTACAGACGTGGATTCTGCACTGGATTATCCACATAATGATTGCGAAACCTCAATCATTCATCGAGATTTAAAGCCGAGCAacattcttcttgatgatgaTATGACTGCTCGTGTGGGTGATTTTGGGCTGGCCAGGTTCTTATCTGAGGTTGCTCAAACTAGCTCGGTTGGAATGAAGGGATCTATTGGATACATTGCTCCAG ACGCTGATCTCTCAGCCGTTGCCCTCCTTGCTGGAACATGCCAAAGTCTGAGAAGGCCCGCAAGAGGAAGAAGCACCAGCAACAGCCGCAGCAGTAGCTCCCCTTCTCCAACAGTCGCAGCA TTTTGGCAATTCATCAGTAATGGTTGA
- the LOC131253739 gene encoding LRR receptor-like serine/threonine-protein kinase EFR, whose amino-acid sequence MKLPPPMSLWAIWSFLLISSIHAPCFFGSAAHFSNETDRLALLHLKHLTTDDPLHSLSSWNHTLHFCHWQGVTCGGRRHPERVTALNLTGQKLVGPISTFIGNLSSLRRIDLSNNSFNGPIPEEMGRLVRLRLLSLYNNTFNGENPADLTHCSELKVLLVFRNRLAGRIPTELGSLLKLSKLDLGHNSLTGSIPPSLGNLSFLTYLFLSVNSLEGSIPDDLGRLANLEKLLISQNEVSGRIPTQLYNLSSIIILDVGLNRLHGNLPPNLGLILPNLQELYLVENQFTGPIPVSLSNASGLVVIELEDNSFSGSVPMNFGSLKGTLSKLRLWAINLELGKVVT is encoded by the coding sequence ATGAAGCTTCCTCCTCCTATGAGCCTAtgggcaatttggtcatttctcctTATCTCTTCCATTCACGCTCCATGCTTCTTCGGATCTGCCGCTCACTTCTCCAACGAAACAGATCGCCTTGCTTTGCTACACTTGAAACATCTGACAACTGACGATCCTCTCCATTCCTTGAGTTCATGGAACCATACTCTCCACTTCTGTCACTGGCAAGGTGTCACATGCGGTGGTCGCCGTCATCCTGAAAGGGTCACCGCCTTAAACCTCACTGGCCAgaaattggtgggtcccatatctaCCTTCATAGGGAACCTCTCCTCCCTCAGGAGAATCGATCTCTCAAACAACAGCTTCAACGGCCCAATTCCTGAAGAGATGGGCCGTTTGGTCCGCTTGCGGCTTCTTAGTCTGTACAACAATACATTCAACGGAGAAAATCCTGCAGATCTGACCCACTGTTCTGAACTCAAAGTCCTTTTGGTTTTCCGGAACCGGCTTGCAGGGAGGATTCCAACTGAGCTTGGCTCTCTATTGAAGCTCTCCAAATTGGACCTTGGTCATAACAGTCTTACAGGAAGCATCCCAccttcacttggaaacctttcgtTTCTCACTTACCTTTTTCTTTCAGTAAACAGCCTGGAGGGCAGCATCCCAGATGACCTTGGTCGGTTGGCAAACTTAGAGAAGCTTTTAATTTCTCAAAATGAAGTGTCAGGTAGGATTCCGACCCAGCTATACAATCTCTCCTCTATTATCATTTTGGACGTGGGATTGAACAGATTGCATGGAAATCTTCCTCCCAACTTAGGCCTCATTCTTCCTAATCTCCAAGAACTTTACTTGGTCGAAAACCAATTCACAGGACCCATACCagtttcattatccaatgcttcTGGACTTGTAGTTATTGAACTTGAAGACAATAGCTTTAGCGGATCCGTGCCTATGAATTTTGGAAGCCTCAAGGGTACTCTGTCCAAGTTACGATTGTGGGCAATAAACTTGGAGTTGGGAAAGGTCGTGACTTGA